In Actinomadura citrea, a single window of DNA contains:
- a CDS encoding shikimate dehydrogenase: MTDGTGRRAAVLGSPIAHSLSPVLHRAAYAAMGLDAWSYDAVECGEDGLAALLDGLGPEWAGLSLTMPLKRVALGLVDTVSDLAAKVGGANTIVLRDGRRHGDNTDVYGIETALAEAGLKAPAEALVLGGGATAASALAALAGLGTREAVLAVRTPERAAGAAEVGERFGLAVRVVPLGEASAHLPAELVVSTLPGGAADVFAEPVAESGAALFDVVYAPWPTALAAAVERAGGTAVGGFAMLLHQAVRQVAMMTGRDDVPVEAMRAAGEAELARRA, translated from the coding sequence ATGACCGACGGGACGGGCCGCCGCGCGGCGGTTTTGGGGTCGCCGATCGCGCATTCGCTCTCGCCGGTGCTGCACCGGGCGGCGTACGCGGCGATGGGGCTGGACGCCTGGTCCTACGACGCGGTCGAGTGCGGTGAGGACGGTCTGGCCGCGCTGCTGGACGGGCTCGGGCCGGAATGGGCGGGCCTGTCGCTGACCATGCCGCTCAAACGCGTCGCGCTCGGCCTGGTCGACACGGTCTCGGACCTGGCGGCGAAGGTCGGGGGCGCGAACACGATCGTCCTGCGGGACGGGCGGCGGCACGGGGACAACACCGATGTGTACGGCATCGAGACGGCGCTCGCCGAGGCGGGGCTGAAGGCCCCGGCCGAGGCGCTGGTGCTGGGCGGCGGCGCGACGGCGGCGTCCGCGCTGGCCGCCCTCGCCGGGCTCGGCACGCGCGAGGCCGTCCTCGCGGTGCGGACGCCGGAGCGCGCCGCCGGCGCGGCCGAGGTGGGGGAGCGGTTCGGGCTCGCGGTGCGGGTCGTGCCGCTCGGTGAGGCGTCCGCGCACCTGCCCGCGGAGCTGGTCGTGTCGACCCTTCCCGGAGGGGCCGCCGACGTGTTCGCCGAGCCGGTCGCCGAGTCCGGCGCGGCCTTGTTCGACGTCGTGTACGCGCCGTGGCCCACGGCGCTCGCGGCGGCCGTCGAGCGCGCGGGCGGCACGGCCGTCGGCGGGTTCGCGATGCTCCTGCACCAGGCCGTCCGGCAGGTGGCCATGATGACGGGCCGCGATGACGTGCCGGTGGAGGCGATGCGCGCCGCGGGCGAGGCGGAGCTGGCCCGCCGCGCCTGA
- a CDS encoding prenyltransferase/squalene oxidase repeat-containing protein, translated as MNQTPPLPSRAPRAPRAARSAAWRRGADPPIIDLAVLDARLNESLDVLRDTYAPALGTGGGWYHELARPEPGTTATALGLMAFAEAGRAFEHFDDGLELLAARQTRSDDPLRDGGWATRTSLGMPVVEATGWIARFLARARCDLREDAPDLERAYRWLLYNQNPDGGWGSLRGCPSRVWLTCLALRALSQLNPYDPAVDRGVEWLTADRTAHRPAWGPTPASRPTVTHTAFALVTLAEARPDLRTERLLDAYDWLLEHLDPDDDHTWIETYGVSPRTVSERGAGPEPVWRLALWHYGLPIALTALLRDPRGPHGPTVARAFRTLVRGEVADPRWNGYPGSGRTSLWTLWWRLETLVALSRIPLAGNADVLHWLPDAMVVQRAHARERPLADLLPHRRIVDPIGLAQRHWAAFLLSLVCAGSALGVAAGVWGWKDFWLSVILPIVLTSIDESVKRRRAQRAPP; from the coding sequence GTGAACCAGACACCCCCGCTCCCGTCCCGTGCGCCCCGTGCGCCCCGCGCCGCCCGCTCCGCCGCCTGGCGCCGCGGCGCCGACCCCCCGATCATCGACCTGGCCGTCCTCGACGCCCGGCTGAACGAGTCGCTGGACGTCCTGCGCGACACCTACGCCCCCGCGCTCGGCACCGGGGGGGGCTGGTACCACGAACTCGCGCGGCCGGAACCCGGCACCACCGCCACCGCCCTCGGGCTGATGGCGTTCGCCGAAGCGGGGCGGGCGTTCGAGCACTTCGACGACGGCCTAGAACTCCTCGCCGCCCGGCAGACCCGGTCCGACGACCCGCTGCGCGACGGCGGCTGGGCCACCAGGACCAGCCTCGGCATGCCGGTGGTCGAGGCGACCGGCTGGATCGCGCGCTTCCTCGCCCGCGCCCGCTGCGACCTGCGCGAGGACGCCCCCGACCTGGAGCGCGCCTACCGGTGGCTGCTGTACAACCAGAACCCCGACGGTGGATGGGGCTCACTGCGCGGCTGCCCGTCCCGGGTGTGGCTGACGTGCCTGGCGCTCCGCGCGCTCAGCCAGCTCAACCCCTACGACCCCGCCGTCGACCGCGGCGTGGAGTGGCTGACGGCGGACCGGACCGCGCACCGTCCCGCCTGGGGCCCGACGCCGGCGTCCCGGCCCACCGTCACGCACACCGCCTTCGCGTTGGTGACGCTGGCCGAGGCGCGCCCCGACCTGAGGACCGAGCGGCTGCTGGACGCCTACGACTGGCTGCTGGAGCACCTCGACCCCGACGACGACCACACCTGGATCGAGACCTACGGCGTCTCGCCGCGCACCGTGTCGGAACGCGGCGCCGGGCCGGAGCCGGTATGGCGTCTCGCCCTGTGGCACTACGGGCTGCCGATCGCGCTCACCGCGCTGCTGCGGGACCCGCGCGGACCGCACGGGCCCACCGTCGCCCGCGCGTTCCGGACGCTGGTGCGCGGGGAGGTCGCCGACCCGCGCTGGAACGGCTACCCGGGCAGCGGGCGCACGTCGCTGTGGACGCTGTGGTGGCGGCTGGAGACGCTGGTCGCCCTGTCCCGGATCCCGCTCGCCGGGAACGCCGACGTCCTGCACTGGCTGCCGGACGCGATGGTCGTGCAGCGCGCCCACGCCCGGGAGCGTCCGCTGGCCGACCTGCTCCCGCACCGCCGCATCGTCGACCCGATCGGGCTGGCCCAGCGGCACTGGGCGGCGTTCCTGCTGAGCCTCGTGTGCGCCGGCAGTGCGCTCGGCGTCGCCGCGGGCGTGTGGGGCTGGAAGGACTTCTGGCTCAGCGTGATCCTGCCCATCGTCCTCACCAGCATCGACGAGTCGGTGAAGCGGCGCCGTGCCCAGCGCGCCCCGCCCTGA
- a CDS encoding HIT family protein, with the protein MAEPTVRDEPDHDCVLCPPLRFRFNGMAGLPGESGVIAGDRDFFLIPDVAPLAEGHLLLVTREHHQCAGDFPGPMWERALWWRDRVARLYREAYGAGGLLLFEHGSASAQGGGACIDHAHWHFLPGATGVRVVVEREGRPGVPADHATLRACYRAGRSYLLIEEDGAATVHPGDGVRSQFLRWAVEASSPSRTWRWQETFGSPASRRRFLCTLRAIRAAAAALPDTDQPPDSHQ; encoded by the coding sequence TTGGCCGAACCGACCGTCCGGGACGAGCCCGACCACGACTGCGTCCTGTGCCCCCCGCTGCGGTTCCGCTTCAACGGCATGGCCGGACTGCCCGGCGAGTCGGGCGTCATCGCCGGCGACCGCGACTTCTTCCTGATCCCGGACGTCGCGCCGCTCGCCGAGGGGCACCTCCTGCTGGTGACGCGTGAGCACCACCAGTGCGCGGGAGACTTCCCCGGGCCGATGTGGGAGCGCGCGCTGTGGTGGCGTGACCGTGTGGCCCGTCTCTACCGGGAGGCGTACGGAGCCGGAGGACTGCTGCTGTTCGAGCACGGGTCGGCGAGCGCTCAGGGCGGCGGCGCATGCATCGACCACGCGCACTGGCATTTCCTCCCTGGCGCGACCGGCGTACGGGTGGTCGTGGAGCGGGAGGGGCGCCCAGGCGTTCCGGCGGACCACGCGACCCTGCGGGCCTGCTACCGCGCCGGCCGCTCCTACCTGCTGATCGAGGAGGACGGCGCCGCGACCGTCCACCCGGGCGACGGTGTGCGGAGCCAGTTCCTGCGCTGGGCCGTGGAGGCGTCGAGCCCGAGCCGTACCTGGCGCTGGCAGGAGACCTTCGGGTCGCCCGCCAGCAGGCGGCGCTTCCTGTGCACGCTGCGGGCGATTCGGGCGGCGGCGGCCGCCCTGCCGGACACGGATCAGCCTCCCGACAGCCACCAGTAG
- a CDS encoding carbohydrate kinase family protein gives MAPFRSPLEWPGLDGAAVRRFALFVIGDAGIEVRASLPGVRFAELDADRLCYAPARVLTAGTAVNLARSAVGYFRRVGVLAKVGDDDYTETIRRELCRLGAADRLVVESGVPNGVSVMLRDGADGGGPGVRLLVVQDEPPARRLTAADVRAAAAGIEDADVLAVDGYSLLAPGSREALHEAMRTARAAGTRVAFDVVPHDIDARLPASCVLPVLERADLVVSEAHTLARLLGHPPPRGGRAPRDLLPVLDRAVPGGPLWLLRFGPTSLERVLAHQRGRSPEAYSTGYSPGAPRAGYGDRLTSCELYWWLSGG, from the coding sequence ATGGCGCCGTTCCGATCGCCCCTCGAATGGCCGGGCCTCGACGGCGCCGCCGTGCGCCGCTTCGCGCTCTTCGTCATCGGGGACGCGGGGATCGAGGTGCGCGCGAGCCTGCCGGGCGTCCGCTTCGCCGAACTCGACGCCGACCGGCTCTGCTACGCACCCGCCCGCGTGCTGACCGCGGGGACGGCGGTGAACCTCGCCCGCTCCGCCGTGGGCTACTTCCGCCGGGTCGGCGTGCTGGCCAAGGTCGGCGACGACGACTACACGGAGACGATCCGCCGCGAGCTGTGCCGGCTGGGGGCGGCCGACCGCCTGGTCGTCGAGTCCGGCGTCCCGAACGGCGTGTCGGTGATGCTGCGCGACGGCGCGGACGGCGGCGGGCCCGGCGTCAGGCTTCTGGTCGTCCAGGACGAGCCGCCCGCCCGGCGGCTCACCGCGGCGGACGTGCGCGCGGCGGCGGCCGGGATCGAGGACGCCGACGTGCTGGCCGTCGACGGGTACTCGCTGCTGGCCCCCGGCTCCCGGGAGGCTCTCCACGAGGCGATGCGCACGGCGCGCGCGGCGGGCACGCGGGTGGCGTTCGACGTCGTCCCCCACGACATCGACGCGCGGCTTCCGGCGTCCTGCGTGCTGCCGGTCCTGGAGCGGGCGGACCTCGTCGTCTCCGAGGCGCACACCCTCGCGCGCCTGCTCGGGCATCCGCCGCCGCGCGGCGGCCGGGCACCGCGGGATCTGCTGCCGGTCCTCGACCGCGCCGTTCCCGGCGGTCCCCTGTGGCTGCTGCGGTTCGGCCCGACGTCCCTGGAACGGGTGCTCGCCCACCAGCGGGGACGGTCGCCGGAGGCGTACTCCACCGGCTACTCGCCCGGTGCGCCGCGGGCGGGGTACGGGGACCGGCTGACCTCGTGCGAGCTCTACTGGTGGCTGTCGGGAGGCTGA
- a CDS encoding NUDIX domain-containing protein has product MPSVDAGAAGPLTAVPPVRLQFAQKAFIVSGGRLLLVRKAASDPFHPGRWEVPGGRLEEDADLDLDDHIRREVWEEVGLKIDPGPPFHLWQWFMPDRGNPGGQIRVVAAARRCRPVTLDATLENQDVSDHLDRCAWVPLREAGGYDLIPSLRPVMRAFLPPAG; this is encoded by the coding sequence ATGCCCTCGGTCGACGCCGGCGCCGCCGGCCCTCTCACCGCCGTGCCGCCGGTCCGGCTCCAGTTCGCGCAGAAGGCGTTCATCGTGTCCGGCGGGCGGCTGCTGCTGGTCCGCAAGGCCGCCTCCGACCCGTTCCACCCGGGCCGCTGGGAGGTGCCCGGCGGGCGGCTGGAGGAGGACGCCGACCTCGATCTCGACGACCACATCCGCCGCGAGGTCTGGGAGGAGGTCGGCCTGAAGATCGATCCGGGTCCGCCGTTCCACCTGTGGCAGTGGTTCATGCCCGATCGCGGCAATCCCGGCGGGCAGATCCGGGTGGTGGCGGCGGCGCGCCGCTGCCGGCCCGTGACCCTGGACGCCACCCTGGAGAACCAGGACGTCAGCGACCACCTGGACCGGTGCGCCTGGGTGCCGCTGCGCGAGGCAGGCGGGTACGACCTCATCCCGAGCCTGCGCCCGGTGATGCGGGCCTTCCTGCCTCCGGCCGGCTGA
- the infC gene encoding translation initiation factor IF-3: protein MNDRIRVPEVRLVGPNGEQVGIVPIAKALELARESDLDLVEVAPTARPPVAKLMDYGKFKYESAMKAREARKNQAHTVIKEIKLRPKIDPHDYETKKGHVVRFLKAGDKVKVTIMFRGREQSRPELGFRLLQRLADDVEELGFVESRPKQDGRNMIMVLGPHKKKTARGQESETTV, encoded by the coding sequence ATCAACGACCGCATTCGCGTGCCCGAGGTCCGGCTCGTCGGCCCGAACGGCGAACAGGTGGGCATCGTGCCCATCGCCAAGGCCCTCGAACTCGCGCGTGAGTCGGACCTCGACCTCGTCGAGGTGGCGCCCACCGCGCGTCCGCCCGTCGCGAAGCTCATGGACTACGGCAAGTTCAAGTACGAGTCCGCGATGAAGGCGCGTGAAGCGCGGAAGAACCAGGCGCACACGGTCATCAAGGAGATCAAGCTCCGCCCGAAGATCGACCCGCACGACTACGAGACCAAGAAGGGTCACGTGGTGCGGTTCCTGAAGGCCGGGGACAAGGTGAAGGTCACGATCATGTTCCGTGGTCGTGAGCAGTCCCGTCCCGAGCTCGGTTTCCGGCTGCTGCAGCGGCTCGCCGACGACGTCGAGGAGCTCGGCTTCGTCGAGTCGCGGCCCAAGCAGGACGGCCGGAACATGATCATGGTGCTCGGTCCGCACAAGAAGAAGACGGCCCGCGGGCAGGAGTCGGAGACGACCGTCTGA
- the rpmI gene encoding 50S ribosomal protein L35, with amino-acid sequence MPKTKTHSGAKKRFKLTGTGKVMRRRANRNHLLEHKPSKRTRRLDGPAVVADADAKNIKKLLRK; translated from the coding sequence ATGCCGAAGACCAAGACCCACAGCGGTGCCAAGAAGCGCTTCAAGCTGACCGGCACCGGCAAGGTGATGCGCCGCCGCGCCAACCGCAACCACCTGCTCGAGCACAAGCCGTCCAAGCGGACCCGGCGCCTCGACGGCCCCGCCGTGGTGGCCGACGCCGACGCCAAGAACATCAAGAAGCTGCTGCGCAAGTAG
- the rplT gene encoding 50S ribosomal protein L20, whose amino-acid sequence MARVKRAVNAAKKRRVVLERSSGYRGQRSRLYRKAKEQQLHSMTYAFRDRKDRKGQFRRLWIQRINAAARANGITYNRFIQGLKAAEVEVDRRMLAELAVNDAPAFAALVKVAQDALPAEGSEAA is encoded by the coding sequence GTGGCACGCGTGAAGCGGGCGGTCAACGCCGCCAAGAAGCGTCGGGTCGTCCTGGAGCGGTCGAGCGGCTACCGCGGGCAGCGTTCGCGCCTGTACCGCAAGGCCAAGGAGCAGCAGCTCCACTCGATGACCTACGCCTTCCGGGACCGCAAGGACCGCAAGGGCCAGTTCCGCCGGCTGTGGATCCAGCGGATCAACGCCGCGGCCCGCGCCAACGGCATCACCTACAACCGGTTCATCCAGGGCCTGAAGGCCGCCGAGGTCGAGGTCGACCGGCGCATGCTCGCCGAGCTCGCCGTCAACGACGCCCCGGCGTTCGCCGCCCTGGTCAAGGTCGCCCAGGACGCGCTCCCGGCCGAGGGTTCGGAGGCCGCCTGA
- a CDS encoding TrmH family RNA methyltransferase has protein sequence MAGRELTSLRSPRVKAARRLAKRAFRRRENRFLAEGPQAVREALRIPGGLAELFTTAEAEARHPELVLAAERAGAPVLRVSGEIMAELAQTVTPQGLLAVCGFVDVPLDKALENGPRLVTVLAHVRDPGNAGTVLRTADAAGSETVVFTDASVDPYNGKCVRASAGSLFHLPVVVGPRFDALIPELKGAGLTVLAADGAGDRTLDEAIDEGVLARPTAWVFGNEAWGLPEEILRHVDEVVRVPIYGRAESLNLATAAAVCLYASARAQRGSQEERPSRT, from the coding sequence ATGGCGGGCCGCGAGCTGACCTCTCTCCGATCACCACGGGTGAAGGCCGCTCGGCGGCTCGCCAAACGCGCGTTCCGGCGCCGTGAGAACCGGTTCCTCGCCGAGGGGCCGCAGGCGGTGCGGGAGGCGCTGCGGATCCCCGGCGGGCTCGCCGAGCTGTTCACCACGGCCGAGGCGGAGGCCCGCCATCCCGAGCTGGTGCTCGCCGCCGAGCGCGCCGGCGCGCCGGTGCTGCGCGTGAGCGGCGAGATCATGGCGGAGCTCGCCCAGACCGTCACCCCGCAGGGGCTGCTGGCGGTCTGCGGGTTCGTCGACGTCCCGCTGGACAAGGCGCTGGAAAACGGTCCTCGGCTGGTGACCGTGCTCGCGCACGTCCGCGACCCCGGCAACGCGGGGACCGTCCTGCGCACCGCCGACGCCGCCGGCTCGGAGACGGTCGTGTTCACCGACGCGTCCGTCGACCCCTACAACGGCAAGTGCGTCCGCGCCTCCGCGGGCAGCCTGTTCCACCTGCCGGTCGTCGTCGGTCCCCGCTTCGACGCGCTGATCCCGGAGTTGAAGGGCGCGGGCCTGACCGTCCTCGCCGCCGACGGCGCGGGCGACCGCACCCTCGACGAGGCGATCGACGAGGGGGTGCTCGCGCGCCCCACCGCCTGGGTGTTCGGGAACGAGGCGTGGGGGCTGCCCGAAGAGATCCTGCGCCACGTGGACGAAGTCGTCCGCGTGCCCATCTACGGGCGGGCCGAGAGCCTGAACCTGGCGACGGCCGCTGCCGTATGCCTCTATGCGTCCGCCCGCGCGCAGCGCGGCTCCCAGGAAGAGCGCCCGAGCCGCACGTGA
- a CDS encoding STAS domain-containing protein — translation MTEETRRTGRPGRRPPEVRCRAGAVRAVPDAAPGASGAHADDGLRIETARVAAGTAVVAVTGEIDLRTAGPLRDRLVEMHGRMPGAGPRRLVADFAAVPFCDAAGLGALVAAHNQISAAGGEIALAGVRPAQLRLLKITGLHRLFAIHRDVEAALSGQDSPTRSG, via the coding sequence ATGACCGAGGAGACCAGGCGGACGGGAAGGCCGGGCCGGCGTCCCCCGGAGGTGCGGTGCCGGGCCGGCGCGGTCCGGGCCGTCCCGGATGCCGCCCCGGGCGCCTCCGGCGCGCACGCCGACGACGGGCTGCGCATCGAGACCGCCAGGGTCGCGGCCGGTACGGCCGTCGTCGCGGTGACCGGGGAGATCGACCTGCGCACCGCCGGGCCGCTGCGCGACCGGCTCGTCGAGATGCACGGGCGGATGCCGGGGGCGGGGCCGCGCCGTCTGGTGGCCGACTTCGCCGCCGTCCCGTTCTGCGACGCGGCCGGGCTCGGCGCGCTGGTCGCCGCGCACAACCAGATCTCCGCCGCCGGCGGCGAGATCGCCCTCGCCGGGGTGCGGCCCGCCCAGCTGCGGCTGCTGAAGATCACGGGCCTGCACCGGCTGTTCGCGATCCATCGCGATGTCGAGGCCGCGCTGTCCGGCCAGGACTCGCCCACGAGGTCCGGATGA
- a CDS encoding ATP-binding protein, with translation MAARGPEAGSGPGPEGSGPDDLPDGLMVAGRDARVIVFNAAAARITGIPAGSAVGRDFRDVLPLHDAEGRDWWKCLAPYDGLATRTRHPERVLFLPGGTEVLVTAAYRRDAERRVERFTVCLRDALHRARQERDRADLVSTVAHELRSPLTSVKGFTATLLAKWHRFNDDQKRVMLETVNADADRVTRLITELLDVSRIESGRLEMRRQVVDLPEEVRKVIAGRVAAGEPEDRFRFETRGELPEMWLDPDKMDQILGNLVENAVRHGAGTVTIVVEPDAHKEGAAVSVRDEGEGIPPEAVQRVFRQFWRGPGGSRRGGTGLGLYIVKGLVEAHGGVITVRRAPGGGAEFRFTVPAGAPDYAG, from the coding sequence GTGGCCGCGCGCGGACCCGAGGCGGGGTCCGGGCCGGGCCCCGAGGGGAGCGGCCCGGACGACCTGCCCGACGGGCTGATGGTCGCCGGCCGGGATGCCCGCGTCATCGTGTTCAACGCCGCCGCCGCGCGGATCACCGGGATTCCCGCCGGGTCGGCGGTGGGCCGCGACTTCCGCGACGTCCTGCCCCTGCACGACGCCGAGGGCCGCGACTGGTGGAAGTGCCTGGCCCCCTACGACGGCCTGGCCACCCGCACCCGCCATCCCGAGCGCGTGCTGTTCCTGCCCGGCGGCACCGAGGTGCTCGTGACCGCGGCGTACCGCCGCGACGCCGAACGCCGCGTGGAACGGTTCACCGTGTGCCTGCGCGACGCCCTGCACCGCGCCCGTCAGGAGCGTGATCGCGCCGACCTCGTCTCCACCGTCGCCCACGAGCTGCGCTCCCCGCTCACCAGCGTCAAGGGGTTCACCGCGACGCTGCTGGCCAAATGGCACCGCTTCAACGACGACCAGAAGCGGGTGATGCTGGAGACCGTCAACGCCGACGCCGACCGCGTCACCCGGCTGATCACCGAGCTCCTGGACGTATCCCGCATCGAGTCGGGCCGGCTGGAGATGCGCCGCCAGGTCGTCGACCTTCCCGAGGAGGTCCGCAAGGTCATCGCGGGACGGGTCGCGGCGGGCGAGCCGGAGGACCGCTTCCGCTTCGAGACGCGCGGCGAGCTGCCCGAGATGTGGCTCGATCCCGACAAGATGGATCAAATCCTCGGCAACCTCGTCGAAAACGCGGTGCGTCACGGCGCGGGCACTGTCACCATTGTGGTGGAGCCGGATGCGCATAAGGAGGGGGCGGCCGTGTCGGTGCGCGACGAGGGCGAGGGCATTCCGCCCGAGGCCGTCCAGCGCGTGTTCCGGCAGTTCTGGCGCGGCCCCGGCGGCAGCCGCCGCGGCGGCACCGGGCTCGGGCTCTACATCGTCAAGGGGCTGGTCGAGGCGCACGGCGGTGTGATCACCGTGCGGCGGGCGCCCGGCGGCGGCGCCGAGTTCCGATTTACGGTGCCCGCAGGGGCCCCCGACTACGCCGGCTGA
- the pheS gene encoding phenylalanine--tRNA ligase subunit alpha — protein MSAPNKSYDPVEVSALQPEELERARAEALAAIAAAADLDALKQVRLAHAGDRSPLALANREIGALPPAARAEAGKRIGAARGAVAKALKERQAELEEERDRRVLVEETVDVTLPWDRAPRGARHPLTTMQERMADVFVSMGFEVSEGPEVEAEWFNFDALNFLPDHPARTMQDTFFVESEDSGLVMRTHTSPMQIRSLLSRPLPVYVVAPGRTFRTDELDATHSPVFHQLEGLAVDEGLTMADLRGGIDAFVTGMFGEGLRTRFRPSFFPFTEPSAEVDMQCFVCRGASAEPGGDPCRTCGSEGWIELGGCGMVNPRVLVACGVDPDRYSGWAFGLGVERTLMFRHGVEDMYDMVEGDVRFTLPFGMEI, from the coding sequence ATGTCTGCACCGAACAAGTCCTATGACCCCGTCGAGGTGTCCGCGCTGCAGCCCGAGGAGCTGGAGCGGGCCCGCGCCGAGGCGCTCGCGGCGATCGCCGCGGCCGCCGACCTCGACGCCCTGAAGCAGGTCCGGCTGGCGCACGCCGGCGACCGTTCCCCGCTGGCCCTCGCCAACCGCGAGATCGGCGCGCTGCCGCCCGCCGCCCGCGCCGAGGCCGGCAAGCGCATCGGCGCCGCCCGGGGGGCGGTGGCGAAGGCGCTCAAGGAGCGCCAGGCCGAACTGGAGGAGGAGCGCGACCGCCGCGTCCTCGTCGAGGAGACCGTCGACGTCACCCTCCCGTGGGACCGCGCGCCGCGCGGCGCGCGGCACCCGCTGACCACGATGCAGGAGCGGATGGCCGACGTCTTCGTCTCGATGGGCTTCGAGGTCTCCGAAGGCCCCGAGGTCGAGGCGGAGTGGTTCAACTTCGACGCCCTCAACTTCCTGCCCGACCACCCGGCCCGCACCATGCAGGACACCTTCTTCGTCGAGTCGGAGGACTCCGGGCTGGTGATGCGCACCCACACCTCGCCGATGCAGATCAGGTCGCTGCTGTCGCGGCCGCTGCCGGTGTACGTGGTGGCGCCCGGCCGCACCTTCCGCACCGACGAGCTGGACGCCACGCACAGCCCGGTGTTCCACCAGCTGGAGGGCCTCGCCGTCGACGAGGGCCTGACGATGGCCGACCTGCGCGGCGGCATCGACGCGTTCGTCACCGGGATGTTCGGCGAAGGGCTGAGGACGCGGTTCAGGCCGTCGTTCTTCCCGTTCACCGAGCCGTCCGCCGAGGTGGACATGCAGTGCTTCGTGTGCCGGGGGGCGTCCGCGGAGCCGGGCGGCGACCCGTGCCGCACCTGCGGCTCGGAGGGCTGGATCGAGCTCGGCGGCTGCGGCATGGTCAACCCGCGGGTGCTGGTGGCCTGCGGGGTCGACCCGGACCGCTACAGCGGCTGGGCGTTCGGGCTGGGCGTCGAGCGGACGCTGATGTTCCGGCACGGCGTGGAGGACATGTACGACATGGTGGAGGGCGACGTCCGGTTCACCCTCCCGTTCGGGATGGAGATCTGA